A single Mytilus trossulus isolate FHL-02 chromosome 12, PNRI_Mtr1.1.1.hap1, whole genome shotgun sequence DNA region contains:
- the LOC134693367 gene encoding visual pigment-like receptor peropsin — MINLTFNTTNAAVSAVPEEIYLFLGLYLSFVCFIGVTANGLSLVVFSRFRHLRTPTNTFIIALLINDIIMCIVGIPLSAIANFQGYFLWGFSVCVFQGFIMYFGSISSMYILTAISVNRYIVIVIKRPLSRKKVKYMQSIIALVFCYLFGLFWSGIPFSGWTSYEYEAIGTTCSVAFNSADYLILSYNISIFIFCYLLPVLTMIYCYINIVRMIRRTKPQLLRNQKVMKRWVTMEKRLVRTILLMICAFLISWTPYAVVAFWRAFGLGDLPVIASGIPAIIAKMSSALNPFIYTFNNKEFKSALFELIPCRLKRSKRTLPDAGVDKENNMEQGQHLLSQTIGVATIKTEPI, encoded by the exons ATGATTAATTTAACTTTCAATACAACTAACGCTGCTGTATCTGCTGTGCCTGaagaaatttatttgtttttaggtttatatttatcttttgtttgttttattggtGTTACTGCAAACGGACTTTCGCTCGTCGTCTTTTCTCGATTTCGTCATCTTCGAACTCCAACGAATACATTCATTATTGCATTGCTCATTAACGATATAATTATGTGTATAGTTGGTATACCTTTATCAGCAATAGCGAATTTTCAAGGATATTTCTTATGGGGTTTCTCCGTTTGCGTATTTCAAGGCTTTATAATGTATTTCGGTAGTATCAGCAGCATGTATATTCTCACTGCGATTTctgtaaatagatatatagtCATTGTTATCAAAAGACCTTTGTCacggaaaaaagtaaaatatatgcAAAGTATTATAGCATTAgtattttgttatctttttggCTTGTTTTGGAGTGGTATACCGTTCTCGGGATGGACAAGTTATGAATACGAAGCAATAGGAACAACGTGCTCAGTTGCATTTAACAGTGCGGACTATCTGATTCTAAGCTACAATATCTCAATATTCATCTTTTGTTACTTGTTGCCAGTTTTAACAATGATATATTGCTATATCAACATAGTTCGAATG attcgAAGGACGAAACCCCAGTTGTTGAGAAATCAGAAAGTAATGAAGAGATGGGTGACAATGGAAAAACGCCTCGTTAGAACTATACTGCTGATGATAT gTGCGTTTCTTATATCATGGACACCATACGCTGTTGTAGCGTTTTGGAGAGCATTCGGTCTAGGTGACCTTCCTGTTATAGCCAGTGGAATACCAGCAATTATTGCTAAGATGTCATCCGCTTTGAATCCTTTTATTTACACTTTCAACAATAAAGAATTCAAGAgtgccttgtttgaactgatCCCATGTAGACTTAAACGTTCCAAACGCACATTACCAGATGCAGGTGTAGATAAGGAAAATAATATGGAACAAGGCCAACATTTGTTATCGCAGACAATAGGGGTAGCAACAATTAAGACAGAACCAATTTGA